From the Pseudomonas syringae KCTC 12500 genome, the window GCAACGCCGTTAGAATCAGAGACAGAAAGGCAATAGCGATTACCGACAGCCACTCAATCATGCTTGTCGTGTTCCAGATAATATCGGGCAGTGTCCTGCATGGCGTGTTCAATACTCACAGGTGGATGCCAATCCAGCATCGTACAGGTTTTACTGATATCGACCTGCAGCGAGTTGCACAGCCGTTGTGAAAAAGCTTTCTTGCCTAACAGTGCTGCAGCCGCTTTCAGCAGTACGGCCGGCACCGGCAACAGTCGAGCAGGTTTGCCCAGGGCCTTGCCCATTTCGCGCAGCAGCCTGGTCGTGGACAAATCTTCCCCATCACTGACCAGAAACGTCTGGTCAGCCGCAGCAGGATGATCGACACAGACCGTCACCAGGTCTGCCAGGTTATCCACCGCCACAAGGCTTCTACGATTATCGATGGACCCGAGCGGCAACGGCAGCCCCTTGTCCAGCCAGCGCATCATGCTTCTGAAGTTAGCCTTGACCCCCGGACCGTAGACCAGTACCGGTCGAATGATCACCACCTGCATACCGGTGCGGGCAGACAACTCACGCAAGCCCTCTTCGGCCCTGTGCTTTGAAACACCATAGGCATCCAGCGGATTGCACGGGTCGCTGGCCGTGAATGGCGCACCAACAGGCGTAGACTCGCCATTGGCCTTGATGGAACTGATAAAGATGAAGCGTCTGACGCCTGCGGCTGCGGCCTGCTCGGCCAGATTCAGCGTTGCGGTGACATTAGCGCGGAAGTATTCCTGATCCGGCGCTTCAGCGGTCTCGTTCAGTACATGAACACGGGCAGCACAATGAATCACCACGTCCGCGCCAGCTACAAAACTTGCCCATTGATTGTCCGGTGCCAATGATTGCGCGCTGACAACATCGATGCGCGGACTGGAAGCGACATAAGCGCCTCGGACTGCAACCCTCACAGCAAAGCCTGTGCGCTCGATCAGCCGACGAACCACGGCACTGCCCACGAAACC encodes:
- a CDS encoding UDP-glucose 4-epimerase family protein, whose translation is MSGDVALVAITGATGFVGSAVVRRLIERTGFAVRVAVRGAYVASSPRIDVVSAQSLAPDNQWASFVAGADVVIHCAARVHVLNETAEAPDQEYFRANVTATLNLAEQAAAAGVRRFIFISSIKANGESTPVGAPFTASDPCNPLDAYGVSKHRAEEGLRELSARTGMQVVIIRPVLVYGPGVKANFRSMMRWLDKGLPLPLGSIDNRRSLVAVDNLADLVTVCVDHPAAADQTFLVSDGEDLSTTRLLREMGKALGKPARLLPVPAVLLKAAAALLGKKAFSQRLCNSLQVDISKTCTMLDWHPPVSIEHAMQDTARYYLEHDKHD